A genome region from Streptomyces sp. NBC_01296 includes the following:
- a CDS encoding polyketide synthase, with the protein MSERGHGAGRGPRPTDAAIVGMGAVFPGAPDLAAYRRNLLAGTDAIGEVPPGRWDPEVYYDPGSATGPAAGDRFYCRRGGFIDGPAVFDPTRFGIMPAAVEGAEPDQLLALHATAEAIADAGGENRLPADRSRIGVVLGRGGFMGVATARLDQRVRTAHQLAQTLRELAPELGERRISAVRAAFQDALGPERPDASIGLVPSFTAARTANRLDFSGPAYTLDAACASSLLAVDQAVGLLAGGRCDAVVAGAVHHCHIATLWSVFTQLRALSPSERIRPFDRLADGTLLSEGTGVVLLKRLADAERDGDRIYAVIRGTGVAGDGRAASLMSPLVAGQVRALERAWREAGLDPRAPGALGLLEAHGTGTPVGDAAELDTLAQVFGPPEAAEPGGIGFGSVKSMLGHTMQASGMAGLIKAALAVYGGTLPPTLHLTDPHPDLARTRMRPITQAEPWERGPQPRRAGVNAFGFGGINAHVVLEEAPGAGRPAPAVRRFLPLGAAAAPVAGPGGRDEVLLLAADGPAELAELLAARTAGPGAGPGPAGDGPCRLAVVGPTPQRLALAAKAVARGRAWRGRGDVWFTPEPLGGRVAFLFPGLEPEFAPVVDDVAVRLGLPAPRLSRGGELMERALDAIAAGRFFACVLAELGIGADVLAGHSLGEWAAMVAAGMYPQDAADSFLDSLRPDSLKVPDLVYAALGCGAARAEAALHGVAGVVVSHDNCPHQSVVCGDPAGVGRVLERLRSEGVLGQELPFRSGFHTPMWEPYLGQVRSAFDRLPVREGAVAVWSATTLAPFPADADAVRELVVRHLLEPVRFRELTLRLYEDAGVRSFVALGPGSLPGFVEDTLRDRPHLSVATSSPRLAGLPALRRTCAALWTEGHAPNWARLSPHPAPATPPAPDQALPDQTAAGQAAPNRAVALDLGSPLVRLGETARAALGGLAPRPEEGGRPGLLSALDTVLADTRAAAQAVTEAWSTVRGAAGTAAAGPPPGLRAAAGPSPEPPTPRGEPGAGARGATGTSRLRVSLDAMPYVRDHCVYLQPDGWPEDSDRFPVVPMTTMLELAADAARRHAPPGAALIGYDDVRALRWLPAAPAVDVEVSARSDGPGRIRIGLGPYASVVVLLGPGHGQPPPPDATPLRDPRPAPVSAEALYRDRWMFHGPRFAGVHEVRTVGADGIRGVLRALPDPGALLDAAGQLFGHWMQLELPVDRLVFPAAVDRIRFFGPPPAAGEQVDATARIREVRDVTVRGDLELSRTTGEVWARVEGWTYRRFGADERVWPMKFTPEVCGIGEPQPAGWCLARRRWTDPASQELVMRRYLGAAERAAYGQLPPRARAPWLLGRIAAKDALRQLLWDGGAGPVFPAEVPVGNDPHGRPVPEGALASGFRLSLAHKDRIAVAVAHRSLAVGIDVEPVTADPDALVRIALTPDELSLAETLSAREGTGLPGALTALWCAKEAAAKAAGTGLGGRPRAWRAVYDPGSGGLRVLSPDGHPYTLRTSLLPDGHVVAWTAHPAAPDRAPVPFTLTETSHGH; encoded by the coding sequence ATGAGTGAGCGCGGGCACGGGGCGGGGCGGGGCCCGCGGCCGACCGACGCGGCGATCGTCGGGATGGGCGCGGTGTTCCCCGGGGCACCGGACCTGGCCGCGTACCGCCGCAACCTGCTGGCCGGTACCGATGCCATCGGCGAGGTACCGCCCGGGCGCTGGGATCCGGAGGTGTACTACGACCCGGGCAGCGCGACCGGTCCCGCGGCCGGCGACCGGTTCTACTGCCGGCGGGGCGGTTTCATCGACGGTCCGGCCGTCTTCGACCCGACCCGGTTCGGGATCATGCCGGCCGCGGTGGAGGGGGCCGAGCCGGACCAGCTGCTGGCCCTGCACGCGACGGCCGAGGCGATCGCGGATGCGGGCGGCGAGAACCGGCTGCCCGCCGACCGCTCGCGGATCGGGGTGGTGCTGGGGCGCGGCGGGTTCATGGGCGTGGCCACGGCCCGGCTGGACCAACGGGTGCGTACGGCCCACCAGTTGGCGCAGACCCTGCGCGAGCTGGCTCCCGAGCTGGGCGAGCGGCGGATCTCCGCGGTGCGCGCCGCCTTCCAGGACGCGCTGGGTCCGGAGCGGCCCGACGCCTCGATCGGGCTGGTGCCGAGCTTCACCGCCGCCCGGACGGCGAACCGGCTGGACTTCAGCGGCCCCGCCTACACCCTGGACGCGGCCTGCGCCTCCTCGCTGCTGGCGGTGGACCAGGCGGTGGGGCTGCTGGCCGGCGGGCGCTGCGACGCAGTGGTCGCGGGGGCCGTGCACCACTGCCACATCGCCACGCTGTGGAGCGTGTTCACCCAGCTGCGGGCGCTCAGCCCGAGCGAGCGGATCCGGCCGTTCGACCGGCTGGCCGACGGGACGCTGCTCTCCGAGGGGACCGGGGTGGTGCTGCTGAAGCGGCTGGCGGACGCGGAACGGGACGGCGACCGGATCTACGCGGTGATCCGCGGTACGGGCGTGGCAGGGGACGGCCGGGCCGCGAGCCTGATGAGCCCGCTGGTCGCCGGCCAGGTACGGGCCCTGGAGCGGGCCTGGCGGGAGGCCGGCCTGGACCCGCGGGCGCCCGGCGCGCTGGGCCTGCTGGAGGCGCACGGTACGGGGACCCCGGTCGGCGACGCCGCCGAACTGGACACCCTGGCGCAGGTGTTCGGCCCACCGGAGGCCGCCGAGCCGGGCGGCATCGGCTTCGGCTCGGTGAAGTCGATGCTCGGGCACACGATGCAGGCCTCCGGCATGGCCGGGCTCATCAAGGCGGCCCTCGCGGTGTACGGGGGGACGCTGCCGCCGACCCTGCACCTGACGGATCCGCACCCGGACCTGGCCCGGACCCGGATGCGGCCGATCACGCAGGCGGAGCCGTGGGAGCGCGGGCCGCAGCCGCGCCGGGCGGGCGTCAACGCCTTCGGCTTCGGCGGGATCAACGCCCACGTGGTGCTGGAGGAGGCCCCGGGAGCCGGCCGCCCGGCGCCTGCGGTACGCCGCTTCCTGCCGCTGGGGGCCGCGGCCGCACCGGTGGCCGGCCCGGGCGGGCGGGACGAGGTGCTCCTGCTCGCGGCGGACGGCCCGGCGGAGCTGGCGGAACTGCTCGCCGCACGGACCGCCGGACCGGGCGCCGGTCCCGGGCCCGCGGGCGACGGGCCGTGCCGGCTGGCGGTGGTCGGGCCGACCCCGCAGCGGCTCGCGCTGGCCGCGAAGGCCGTGGCGCGCGGCCGGGCCTGGCGGGGCCGCGGGGACGTCTGGTTCACCCCGGAGCCGCTGGGCGGCCGGGTGGCCTTCCTGTTCCCGGGCCTGGAACCGGAGTTCGCGCCGGTGGTGGACGACGTCGCGGTCCGGCTCGGCCTCCCCGCACCACGGCTGAGCCGCGGCGGGGAGCTGATGGAACGGGCCCTCGACGCGATCGCCGCGGGACGGTTCTTCGCCTGTGTCTTGGCGGAACTGGGCATCGGGGCCGATGTGTTGGCGGGTCACAGCCTGGGCGAGTGGGCGGCGATGGTGGCTGCCGGCATGTATCCGCAGGACGCGGCGGACTCCTTCCTCGATTCGCTGCGGCCGGATTCGCTGAAGGTCCCCGATCTCGTCTACGCGGCGCTCGGGTGCGGGGCGGCGCGGGCGGAGGCTGCGTTGCACGGCGTGGCGGGGGTGGTGGTCAGCCATGACAACTGCCCGCACCAGTCGGTGGTCTGCGGGGACCCCGCCGGGGTGGGCCGGGTCCTGGAGCGGCTGCGCTCGGAGGGGGTGCTCGGGCAGGAACTGCCGTTCCGTTCGGGCTTCCACACGCCGATGTGGGAGCCGTACCTCGGGCAGGTCCGCTCCGCGTTCGACCGGCTGCCGGTGCGGGAGGGGGCGGTGGCGGTGTGGTCGGCGACGACGCTCGCCCCGTTCCCCGCCGACGCGGATGCCGTCCGGGAGCTGGTGGTGCGGCACCTTCTGGAGCCGGTCCGCTTCAGGGAGCTGACGCTGCGGCTGTACGAGGACGCGGGCGTGCGGAGTTTCGTCGCGCTGGGCCCGGGCAGCCTGCCCGGCTTCGTCGAGGACACCCTCCGGGACCGCCCCCACCTCTCGGTGGCCACGTCCTCCCCCCGGCTCGCGGGCCTGCCGGCCCTGCGCCGCACCTGCGCCGCGCTCTGGACCGAGGGCCACGCCCCGAACTGGGCCCGCCTGTCGCCGCACCCCGCTCCCGCCACGCCGCCCGCCCCGGACCAGGCCCTCCCGGACCAGACCGCCGCGGGCCAGGCCGCCCCGAACCGGGCCGTCGCGCTGGACCTCGGCTCGCCGTTGGTCCGGCTCGGCGAGACGGCACGCGCCGCGCTGGGCGGTCTGGCTCCCCGGCCGGAGGAAGGCGGTCGGCCGGGGCTGTTGTCCGCGCTGGACACCGTCCTCGCCGACACCCGCGCGGCCGCGCAGGCCGTCACCGAGGCCTGGTCGACCGTCCGCGGGGCGGCCGGCACCGCAGCTGCCGGTCCGCCGCCGGGCCTCCGCGCCGCCGCCGGTCCCTCGCCGGAGCCCCCCACCCCGCGCGGGGAGCCCGGCGCGGGCGCGCGGGGGGCCACGGGCACGTCCCGGCTCCGGGTGTCCCTCGATGCCATGCCCTACGTACGCGACCACTGCGTGTACCTGCAGCCCGACGGCTGGCCCGAGGACTCCGACCGGTTCCCCGTCGTGCCCATGACGACCATGCTGGAGTTGGCCGCCGACGCGGCCCGCCGGCACGCCCCGCCCGGCGCCGCCCTCATCGGCTACGACGACGTACGCGCCCTGCGGTGGCTCCCCGCCGCGCCCGCCGTCGACGTCGAGGTCAGCGCCCGCAGCGACGGGCCCGGGCGGATCCGGATCGGACTCGGCCCGTACGCCTCCGTCGTCGTCCTGCTCGGCCCGGGCCACGGGCAGCCGCCCCCGCCCGACGCCACCCCGCTGCGGGATCCGCGCCCCGCCCCCGTCAGCGCCGAGGCCCTGTACCGGGACCGGTGGATGTTCCACGGCCCCCGCTTCGCCGGCGTCCACGAGGTCCGGACCGTCGGCGCCGACGGGATCCGCGGAGTCCTGCGGGCGCTGCCCGACCCGGGGGCACTGCTGGACGCCGCCGGGCAGCTGTTCGGGCACTGGATGCAGCTCGAACTGCCCGTCGACAGGCTGGTGTTCCCGGCCGCCGTCGACCGCATCCGGTTCTTCGGGCCACCGCCCGCCGCCGGCGAGCAGGTCGACGCCACCGCCCGTATCCGCGAGGTGCGCGACGTCACCGTGCGCGGCGACCTCGAGCTCAGCCGCACCACCGGCGAGGTGTGGGCCCGGGTCGAGGGCTGGACGTACCGCCGCTTCGGCGCCGACGAGCGGGTCTGGCCGATGAAGTTCACCCCCGAGGTGTGCGGCATCGGCGAACCGCAGCCCGCCGGCTGGTGCCTGGCCCGGCGCCGGTGGACCGACCCCGCGTCGCAGGAACTGGTCATGCGCCGCTACCTCGGCGCCGCCGAGCGGGCGGCGTACGGGCAACTGCCTCCCCGCGCCAGGGCGCCGTGGCTGCTGGGCCGGATCGCGGCCAAGGACGCGCTGCGGCAGCTGCTGTGGGACGGCGGTGCGGGGCCGGTGTTCCCGGCGGAGGTCCCCGTCGGGAACGATCCCCACGGGCGGCCCGTGCCCGAGGGGGCACTCGCCTCCGGCTTCCGGCTCTCCCTCGCCCACAAGGACCGGATCGCCGTCGCCGTCGCGCACCGGTCCCTGGCGGTCGGGATCGACGTCGAGCCGGTCACGGCCGACCCCGACGCGCTGGTCCGCATCGCACTCACCCCGGACGAACTCTCCCTGGCCGAGACCCTGTCCGCCCGCGAGGGCACCGGCCTGCCGGGCGCGCTCACCGCTCTGTGGTGCGCCAAGGAGGCCGCGGCCAAGGCGGCGGGCACCGGCCTCGGCGGCCGCCCGCGCGCCTGGCGGGCGGTGTACGACCCCGGCTCCGGCGGGCTGCGGGTGCTCTCCCCCGACGGGCACCCGTACACCCTCCGTACGTCCCTCCTGCCCGACGGCCACGTCGTCGCCTGGACCGCCCACCCCGCGGCGCCCGACCGCGCCCCCGTCCCCTTCACCCTCACGGAGACCAGCCATGGCCACTGA
- a CDS encoding acyl carrier protein, producing the protein MATDILAEITGMLVEIVGDEFLLAEEVTMKTRFNEDLALESIEFVALAELLHHRYGAEVDLMGFLAEKDMDAILAMSVGELVTHIGRVTHASLARAAATPTASAG; encoded by the coding sequence ATGGCCACTGACATCCTCGCCGAGATCACCGGCATGCTCGTGGAGATCGTCGGCGACGAGTTCCTGCTCGCGGAGGAGGTCACGATGAAGACCAGGTTCAACGAGGATCTCGCCCTGGAGAGCATCGAGTTCGTCGCCCTCGCCGAGCTGCTCCACCATCGCTACGGCGCCGAGGTGGACCTCATGGGCTTCCTCGCCGAGAAGGACATGGACGCCATCCTCGCGATGTCCGTCGGTGAACTGGTCACGCACATCGGCCGGGTCACCCACGCCTCCCTCGCCCGGGCGGCGGCCACGCCGACCGCCTCGGCCGGCTGA
- a CDS encoding alpha/beta fold hydrolase yields the protein MAFVRANSLRFHVQRLPAAVPDRRNLLDGTDGTDGTDRTDRPVVVFLHGLVVDNLSSFYCPLALPTALAGHEAVLYDLRGHGRTERPATGYDSRTAVRDLLALLGALGLGHRRVHLVGNSHGGTLALHAALARPDLVAGLTLLEPPLSGAWVENMVDTLSAAALSLEDSPVPAELLGLRLRKAAHLTAIADELLNRTSLIDDIAASRTFTPADYARLRSPLLIVCGEHSELVAGARELARHATQAGTTLRILPGLGHDVLKESSGSLRKAVLAHLEATAVVTAARAGALVP from the coding sequence ATGGCCTTCGTCCGGGCGAACTCGCTCCGCTTCCACGTCCAGCGGCTCCCGGCCGCCGTCCCCGACCGCCGAAACCTGCTCGACGGGACCGACGGGACCGACGGGACCGACCGCACCGATCGGCCGGTCGTCGTGTTCCTGCACGGACTGGTCGTCGACAACCTCTCCTCCTTCTACTGCCCCCTCGCCCTGCCCACGGCGCTCGCCGGCCACGAGGCGGTCCTCTACGATCTGCGCGGCCACGGCCGCACCGAACGCCCCGCCACCGGCTACGACAGCCGCACCGCCGTACGGGACCTCCTCGCGCTGCTCGGTGCCCTGGGACTCGGGCACCGCCGGGTGCACCTGGTCGGCAACAGCCACGGCGGCACCCTCGCCCTGCACGCCGCGCTCGCCCGGCCGGACCTGGTCGCCGGGCTGACCCTGCTCGAACCCCCGCTCAGCGGGGCCTGGGTGGAGAACATGGTGGACACGCTGTCCGCAGCCGCCCTGAGCCTGGAGGACAGTCCGGTCCCCGCCGAGCTGCTCGGCCTCCGGCTGCGCAAGGCCGCCCATCTGACGGCGATCGCCGACGAGCTCCTCAACCGGACCAGCCTGATCGACGACATCGCGGCCAGTCGCACCTTCACGCCCGCCGACTACGCCCGGCTGCGCTCCCCGCTCCTGATCGTGTGCGGGGAGCACTCCGAACTCGTCGCAGGGGCACGGGAACTGGCCCGGCACGCAACGCAGGCGGGCACCACGCTGCGGATCCTGCCGGGCCTCGGGCACGACGTACTGAAGGAGAGCAGCGGCTCCCTGCGGAAGGCCGTGCTGGCCCATCTCGAGGCGACGGCCGTGGTGACGGCCGCGCGGGCGGGAGCGCTGGTGCCATGA
- a CDS encoding glycosyltransferase: protein MRVLFTVPPLAGHVNPTVALGAELAARGHQVAWTGPAGALARLLPAHARILPAGEEAGGGYAALHDRWRDLRGVGALRFLWEEALVPLARAMVPGVTDAVRGFAPDLMVADQQALAGPVVARRLGIPWATSASTSAELTRPFADFPKVGEWVDGQISGFLAAYAADGAAGAKGADGTGWDPRFSERLVLVFSTPELIGAVDDFPPHHAFVGPAFGARPHPPGFPWQRLDPERRRVLVSLGTLNQEAGGRFYGAVLGAAEQLAEEVQLVLVAPAALIGAVPENVLLLERVPQLELLPHLDAVVCHGGHNTVCEALAYGLPLVVAPIRDDQPIVARQVVGAGAGVRVRFGRTRAEELRDALTAVLDDPGPRRAARRIQASFAAAGGACAAADRLEKLL from the coding sequence ATGAGGGTCCTCTTCACGGTGCCGCCGCTGGCCGGGCACGTCAATCCGACCGTGGCCCTCGGGGCCGAACTCGCCGCCCGGGGACACCAGGTCGCCTGGACCGGGCCGGCCGGCGCGCTGGCCCGGCTGCTGCCCGCGCACGCCCGGATCCTGCCGGCCGGCGAGGAGGCGGGCGGCGGTTACGCGGCGCTGCACGACCGCTGGCGCGATCTGCGCGGGGTGGGGGCGCTGCGCTTCCTGTGGGAGGAGGCGCTGGTGCCGCTGGCCCGGGCGATGGTGCCGGGGGTGACGGATGCGGTCCGCGGCTTCGCACCGGACCTGATGGTCGCCGATCAACAGGCCCTCGCCGGGCCGGTGGTCGCGCGCCGGCTCGGGATTCCCTGGGCCACCTCCGCGAGCACGTCCGCCGAGCTGACCCGGCCGTTCGCGGACTTCCCGAAGGTCGGGGAGTGGGTCGACGGGCAGATCTCCGGGTTCCTCGCCGCGTACGCGGCGGACGGGGCGGCGGGAGCGAAGGGGGCGGACGGGACGGGCTGGGACCCTCGGTTCTCCGAACGCCTCGTCCTGGTCTTCTCGACCCCCGAACTCATCGGCGCGGTGGATGACTTCCCGCCGCACCACGCCTTCGTCGGCCCTGCCTTCGGGGCCCGACCCCACCCGCCCGGTTTCCCCTGGCAGCGGCTCGACCCGGAGCGGCGCCGGGTCCTCGTGTCGCTGGGCACCCTCAACCAGGAGGCCGGCGGCCGGTTCTACGGGGCGGTGCTGGGCGCCGCCGAGCAGCTGGCCGAGGAGGTGCAGCTGGTGCTCGTGGCCCCCGCGGCCCTGATCGGGGCGGTGCCCGAGAACGTGCTGCTGCTGGAGCGGGTGCCGCAGCTGGAACTGCTGCCCCATTTGGACGCGGTGGTCTGCCACGGCGGCCACAACACCGTCTGCGAGGCACTGGCGTACGGGCTGCCGCTGGTGGTCGCGCCGATCCGGGACGACCAGCCGATCGTGGCCCGGCAGGTCGTCGGGGCGGGGGCCGGGGTCCGGGTCCGGTTCGGCAGGACCCGGGCCGAGGAACTGAGGGACGCGCTCACGGCCGTGCTGGACGATCCCGGCCCCCGCCGGGCCGCCCGGCGGATCCAGGCCTCCTTCGCCGCGGCGGGCGGAGCCTGCGCCGCGGCCGACCGGTTGGAGAAACTCCTGTGA
- a CDS encoding class I SAM-dependent methyltransferase, with amino-acid sequence MTPLTPLTAPMPTARLALREVPWTSAVLLAALGAGTVRARRRLRALPVLPAPPIAPAASAGLPRAAGWRLLTAQGVEPDAATFLTACAYADREGLRVLDLIPADLAAERALGLLRLVDPAGYRQDRLGEGRGAGYAVLVAEEVLARAGVDPDTPRRDPAELLALVRRLKEFAADATGLAVAPALSSGRPGRCGPGTTGPGRVAALQAQGLPPGGLAAAQLAGLAVLAGAVLRQGRWGAAAAGLYWLQPYLALGGRGGPLHPADLAAATALRPVRSLGAGLRTAAAAARTARGAADTARAASYRAELAGGTDRFFEPRRPDCPWCGSRRLTVRVRVPDLLQGKPGRFTLEQCGDCGHVFQNPRLTLEGLEFYYRDFYDGRGGEGAGTVFGRLGASYRARAQMLRPYGAPASWLDVGTGHGHFCNAARAVWPGTRFDGLDMGEGVLEAERRGWVATGFQGQFPEFAAKLAGRYEVVSMYHYLEHTRDPLAELDTAAEVLAPGGHLAIELPDPESRMARLLGPAWLPWFQPQHQHLIPAANLREALADRGFSVLAEEHGAAHQGNDFFGAVALTATRLAPDPDRPWGPPATPRSRVLAGAVRVAALPCLAGAAVLDAVRTAAARRTDGGNAYRMLARKEGA; translated from the coding sequence GTGACACCCCTGACACCCCTGACAGCCCCGATGCCGACGGCGCGGCTCGCCCTCCGCGAGGTGCCGTGGACCTCTGCCGTGCTGCTGGCCGCGCTCGGTGCGGGCACCGTACGCGCCCGGCGGCGGCTGCGGGCCCTGCCCGTGCTGCCCGCGCCCCCGATCGCCCCGGCCGCATCGGCCGGTCTGCCGCGCGCCGCCGGGTGGCGGCTGCTGACCGCGCAGGGCGTGGAACCCGACGCGGCGACGTTCCTGACCGCCTGTGCGTACGCCGACCGGGAGGGCCTGCGGGTGCTGGACCTGATCCCGGCCGACCTCGCCGCCGAGCGTGCTCTGGGGCTGCTCCGCCTGGTCGACCCGGCCGGCTACCGGCAGGACCGGCTCGGCGAGGGGCGCGGGGCCGGGTATGCCGTGCTCGTGGCCGAGGAGGTGCTCGCGCGGGCCGGGGTGGATCCCGACACGCCCCGGCGCGACCCGGCCGAACTCCTGGCGCTCGTCCGCCGCTTGAAGGAGTTCGCGGCCGACGCCACCGGTCTGGCCGTCGCCCCGGCGCTGAGCTCCGGGCGGCCCGGGCGCTGCGGCCCCGGCACCACCGGGCCGGGCCGGGTCGCCGCGTTGCAGGCCCAGGGTCTGCCGCCGGGTGGGCTGGCCGCCGCACAGCTCGCCGGGCTGGCGGTGCTGGCGGGTGCGGTACTGCGCCAGGGCCGGTGGGGCGCGGCGGCGGCCGGGCTGTACTGGCTCCAGCCGTACCTCGCCCTCGGCGGGCGCGGCGGCCCGCTGCACCCCGCCGACCTGGCCGCCGCGACCGCCCTGCGGCCGGTGCGCTCCCTCGGCGCCGGCCTGCGTACGGCCGCTGCGGCCGCCCGTACGGCCCGCGGCGCGGCGGACACCGCGCGGGCGGCCTCGTACCGGGCCGAACTGGCCGGCGGAACCGACCGGTTCTTCGAGCCGCGCCGCCCGGACTGCCCATGGTGCGGGTCGCGGCGGCTCACCGTCCGGGTCCGGGTACCCGATCTGCTCCAGGGCAAGCCCGGCCGGTTCACCCTGGAGCAGTGCGGGGACTGCGGGCACGTCTTCCAGAACCCCCGGCTGACGCTGGAGGGGCTGGAGTTCTACTACCGCGATTTCTACGACGGCCGCGGCGGGGAGGGCGCCGGGACGGTCTTCGGCCGGCTCGGCGCGTCGTACCGGGCGCGGGCGCAGATGCTCCGCCCGTACGGGGCTCCGGCTTCCTGGCTGGACGTCGGCACCGGGCACGGCCACTTCTGCAATGCCGCGCGGGCCGTCTGGCCCGGTACCCGCTTCGACGGGCTGGACATGGGCGAGGGGGTGCTCGAGGCCGAGCGGCGCGGGTGGGTGGCCACCGGATTCCAGGGCCAGTTCCCGGAGTTCGCGGCGAAGCTGGCCGGCCGGTACGAGGTGGTCAGCATGTACCACTACCTGGAGCACACCCGGGACCCGCTCGCCGAACTGGACACGGCGGCCGAGGTGCTGGCCCCCGGCGGGCACCTGGCCATCGAACTCCCCGATCCGGAGTCGCGGATGGCCCGGCTGCTGGGACCGGCCTGGCTGCCCTGGTTCCAGCCGCAGCACCAGCACCTGATCCCGGCCGCGAACCTGCGGGAGGCGTTGGCCGATCGGGGGTTCAGCGTCCTGGCCGAGGAGCACGGCGCGGCCCACCAGGGCAACGACTTCTTCGGCGCGGTGGCGCTGACCGCGACGCGGCTGGCCCCGGATCCGGACCGCCCGTGGGGTCCCCCGGCCACGCCGCGCAGTCGGGTCCTGGCCGGGGCCGTACGGGTGGCGGCGCTGCCGTGCCTCGCCGGCGCGGCGGTGCTCGACGCGGTGCGCACGGCCGCGGCCCGGCGCACGGACGGCGGGAACGCCTACCGGATGCTGGCCCGCAAGGAGGGAGCGTGA
- a CDS encoding galactokinase — protein MTAAAARAGGPGAPAGQDIARRATADPLFRLVAYALEAAHGRPPAAVWSAPYAFHLRSPGLVAAAGWPVAAAAAPRGDGLVRLSSLGHPADGCDVPLVLSGPAPAMPAWAARPYTVLRALARAGYGRGGSDLHVQGSLTAAAGLATAEPADCAVALAVADAHTPPGTDPDRAELARLLAGALPDGDRALRRAVLFARPGEALRADRDPARPHRYVAFDPAASGARLVLLAVRTDPHHPDLRAALARAVACASRAGALSAWPPGPPGARPGRSVLVLLPEERLAAVRAAVAEDFRGRGRPVPRFLNIAVAGAARREE, from the coding sequence GTGACCGCGGCTGCCGCCCGCGCCGGCGGGCCGGGCGCCCCCGCCGGGCAGGACATCGCCCGGCGGGCCACCGCCGACCCGCTGTTCCGGCTCGTCGCCTATGCACTGGAGGCCGCTCACGGCCGGCCCCCGGCGGCCGTCTGGAGCGCCCCGTACGCCTTCCACCTGCGATCGCCGGGGCTGGTGGCGGCGGCCGGCTGGCCGGTGGCGGCCGCCGCGGCGCCGCGCGGCGACGGCCTGGTGCGGCTCAGCTCCCTGGGGCACCCCGCCGACGGCTGCGACGTTCCGCTGGTGCTGTCCGGGCCGGCGCCCGCGATGCCCGCCTGGGCGGCCCGGCCGTACACGGTTCTGCGGGCCCTGGCCCGCGCCGGGTACGGCCGCGGCGGGAGCGATCTGCACGTGCAGGGCTCGCTCACGGCCGCCGCCGGGCTGGCCACCGCGGAGCCGGCCGACTGCGCGGTGGCGCTCGCGGTGGCCGACGCCCACACGCCGCCGGGCACGGACCCGGACCGTGCCGAGCTGGCCCGGCTGCTGGCCGGGGCGCTGCCGGACGGTGACCGGGCGCTGCGCCGGGCGGTGCTCTTCGCCCGGCCGGGCGAGGCCCTGCGGGCGGACCGGGATCCGGCGCGGCCGCACCGGTACGTCGCCTTCGACCCGGCGGCTTCGGGGGCGCGGCTGGTACTGCTGGCCGTACGCACGGATCCGCACCACCCGGACCTGCGGGCGGCGCTCGCGCGGGCGGTGGCGTGCGCGAGCCGGGCGGGGGCGCTGAGCGCCTGGCCGCCGGGGCCGCCCGGGGCGCGGCCGGGGCGGAGCGTCCTGGTGCTGCTGCCCGAAGAGCGGCTGGCGGCGGTGCGGGCCGCGGTCGCGGAGGACTTCCGCGGCCGGGGGCGGCCGGTACCCCGCTTCCTGAACATCGCCGTGGCCGGTGCGGCCCGGCGGGAGGAATGA